The window TGAGAAAGCGACCAGTCAGGCTATTTGGGAGGAATGACAGCCTTTGCTATCGTGATAGGCGGCAAGGATGCCGCCCGTTAGACAGGGGTTACAGGGATGTACCCTCTGTCTAACAAGGGATTTTGCCTACTTTGATCCTTCAAAGTAGGAAAACGCCTATACATAACGTATTTGATTTAACCTTTAATTCGAGGCAGTGTTGCAAGATAAAATCAATATTCTTGCTTACACAATTATAAGGAGTCCAACATGAGTGGACATCAAGGTCATGATCACAGCCATGCCGCTGTAACTGAAGGCAATATAAAAAAACTCACAATCGCGCTTATTCTGACATCAACGTTTTTAGTTGTAGAAGTGATTGCCGGTTTAATCACACAAAGTTTAGCGCTGTTGTCCGATGCTGCACATATGTTTACAGATGCTGCTGCACTGGCGATTGCTTTGGCTGCGATCCAAATCGCAAAACGACCAGCAGATAATAAACGCACTTTTGGTTATCAGCGTTTTGAAATTCTCGCGGCATTATTTAATGCCTGTATGCTGTTTTTTGTTGCGATGTATATTTTGTATGAAGCCTATCAGCGTTTTACTCAACCACCTGAAATTAATAGTTTAGGTATGCTGATTGTGGCATCACTGGGTTTAGTGGTGAATCTGATCTCGATGAAAATGTTGATGTCCAGTGCTTCAGAGAGTTTAAATATCAAAGGTGCATATCTAGAAGTACTCAGTGATGCTTTGGGATCAGTCGGCGTTATTGTGGGTGCAATCGTGATTTATTACACCAATTGGTATTGGGTTGATACGATTATTGCGGTTGCAATTGGATTCTGGGTACTTCCGAGAACATGGATTTTATTGAAGCAGAGTATCAATATCTTATTGGAAGGCGTACCTGAAGAAATCGATATTGAAAAATTAAGGAATGATTTATTGGCATTGGATGGCGTTGAAAGTATTCATCAACTTAAGGTGTGGGCGATTACGTCTAAAAATATTCATCTGACGGTCCATCTATTTGCACCTCATGCCGATCGTAATCAATTACATCGAGCAGCCACTGAAATGTTGGCACATCAACATGAAATCAGGGAAATGACGATACAAATCGAAGATGATGCAGAAATGAATTGTGAGCACACACATCAACATGATGCCAAATCTGATACAGATCATTCACATCAGCATTAAGCTGATGTGAATTTTTGACGGTGCTTAGTTGTGCCAGTCATGACCACAGTCACGGCATTTCCAATGTTTTTGTGCTTGCATGAAAGCTTGCATTGAAATTTTAAAATCTGGTAGATCACGCCAAAATAAACCACCTGCAATCACACAGATCACAAATACTACAATCGTTGTGATTTGGAGTCCTTGACCTGCACCATTACCAAAAATCCACATGGCAATACTAATCAGTACCAAGATCAGTAAAATAAAAATAGCAGGAACCAAAAGAACTAAGCTTTTTGGCACGTTAGGGCGTGGACTATTTGCACCCTGACTAGCAGGCATTATTTTTACGCTTTGACATTTAGGACAACGGTATTGCATAGATTTTTCCTATTGTGTTTTGAGTAGTTTAGCGAAAAAACCGCAAAAGCTAAAATCTAGAAATGTTTAAATCGTCAAATTTAGATGATCGAAAGGTGGGAGAATTGCTCAAGTCTTTATTTCACTATTTTAGACCCACCTGCATCTCGTCTAAACATGGTCGCTAATCGACATGAACTCATGCTAAGTTGAAGCTAAATTGGCTGAATAGTGCGCAAGGAAAGGCATGTTACCGACCAAAATTCTCAAATTACGTTTGGCACGGATTGCCAAAGGAAAAGCACATCTTTCCACACAAGACAAACTCATGTTAGTCACTCTGGAAAGCCCAGATCTGAGTGCTCACTTTATTTTACGTTTATTTAAAATGTCATTGCCAAAGCAATGGAAATTTAAACATGAGACAGCAGAAGACATCTTGTACTCAACGCAATTGATCGAACTGATCGAGACAGAGTTGATCGCTGCTTATGAAATGCATGCACGGAAATATGCTTGGTATGAACAGTGCTTGATGTATCTCTTGAACTTCGTGGTATTACATCCTACACAGCAGCAAATCAATGTTTATCTACGACAGTTGGATCAGTGCTTAGATCAAGCACCTAAAATTGATTTATTAATGTATTTTCAGCAGCATTATCCCAGCACCCAACATGCGATTGCTTTGGCAAAATCTTATGCTGGTGCTGAGCAATATACTCAGGCAATCGAACAATATGAATGGGCAATGCAACATGCAACTCAACCCAATGAAGTGGCTTTTTTTGCTTATGTAAATTGTTTGATTCAACGGCAACAACAATATCGAGCTGATGTGAGTGATGTGGCTTATGCGATTGATTTGCTATGTCGCTATAGAAAGCCAATTGATCAAAAAGCCTATCGGAAATCTATTCAAAATGCAGTCACCGCATTTTTACCTTCTTCAATTCTTCGAGGCCGCGCAATAGAAACGCATGTGTTGGCAGATGTCGGACGCAGTTTAAATGCTTTAGGGAAATCGATGGGAGGAATATTGGGGGGTAGAAATGTCGATATTTCCTATTGCCAGCAGGTGGTTGAGAGTGCACCACAATTATTAATGGATTCACCTATTGTAGAAAGTTTAGTTCAATCTGATCTCATGCAAGTTGCAATGCAGCGCCTATGTGGATCATCATCAATTGAGCAAACGGTCTCGACACATCTTTTAGGTAATTTATGGCTATTGCTCAGTCAAAAGAATCAAGCACTTTCATTAGTCACTCAATCATTACGCAGCAATCAACTACATGAGTTGCTGAATGATCGTCAGCTTAAGACAACTTCGTCATTGGAACTTGGTGACATTCAAACTATTCTTGATCAAGGCTTAGTGGCTTATCTAGGCGATGCTCGACTTGATAAGCATCATCCTGAGCGGTCTATATTGTATGCGCAGCGTGATGAGTTGGTTGCGGAAATGATTGGGTTAGCGATTTGGTTTCAACAAACCATTCTCTATCCGTTCGCTGACCAACAAGCTCGACAATTGCAGGAAATGCAAAAACATTTGGGTGAGCAATTGAATGATATGACTTTATCCAGTGGATTGTTTGCTTATCAATACGAGAAGCAACAACGAGCACAGGATTTATGTGTTTGGTTACAACGGAAATTGGACAAAGGCACAGAGTTCGAAAAAATACAGGCTGCATGGGTGAGTCTAAGGGAGTTAAGACATTTTCATTTGGATGAAGTGCAAGAGAAAATCATACAGTTACAGCGAAGTTTAGAGCGCTATAAACAGCTTCGTTTAAAACAGATTGTTATGGTGCAGCCATCTACCGATATGTCTTTTGCACGTGAAAATGGTGATGATTAGATTGAATGAGAAACCTAGTGTTGAGTGATTAAAAAATTGATGTTGTGCAACAAAAATAAGCAAATCGCTTTCTGTTGCATGCTAATCTAGAAAGAAAGATTCGAACTGTTCAAAAAGTGAATCGTCACGGATAACAAATGAACGAGTAAGAAAGGGAAGAGGGAGAGCATCTTGAATCGACAAGATGATAAAAAGGCAATGTTTGATATTATGCCTGCCGACACAGCATCATCTGATGAGAAACCATCATTGTCACGTCGTCTAATTAATAAAACGCTACAACACGCACAGGATGCGGTAGAGTTTGCCAGTGATACATCTCGTAATATCGCAGAGGTGGCTGATGCAGCATTAGATGCTTTAGATCACGTCACGCATCATACTAAACGTGGTGTAGAGGGGGTACGAAACTCTGTGCGCGGTATGGTGACTGAAACCAGTGAAGCAGCACGTCAAGTTGCATTGAGTATGGCTCGTGCTTCGTTAGGGCGAAGCAGCCTAACCTTGTATCTTCCCGAAATGTTACTCAATAATCAGATTAGAAAGCGGATTGATCGCAGTGAGATCGATGATATTAAAGTCGAGTGTGGAAATGATCGCTTTCACATTGAATTGGATGGGCATTATCATCGTTTCTTGTACCGTTTATCACTTGAGTTTAATGTCTTGGAGTGTCGTATCGGTCAAGAAAAATATCTGCGATTGCGTCAGGTTGACGAACATCTAGATCTACAAGTTCGTCATGGCGGTACACTCACCAACTGGGCAACACGGCGAGTTGGTAATATCAGTTTTGATCTGATTAATTCATTGCCGATACCTTTCCTGATTAATCATTTGATTCGTGATGTTCCCGGGATTCAAAAAGAAGGTCATCGTATTTGGTATATTGATCTTGAGGAAGCAGGCTTTATTGACTTTATTAATAATCGTTCATGGATGGTTGATAAATTATTAAATCTAACTGATTTTAGTATTTTACCTGGTTTGAATATTTTGCAAGAAAGTCGTGAGTTAGTACAACAGTTGGTTGATCAGTTTGAAATTCGTGGATTACGTGTTCAATCAGGACGTTTAGAAGTGCAAGTCGGTATTGGTGTCGAATAGCAAATACAACATATAGATAGAAAAAAGCCACTGTCATGCAGTGGCTTTTTTAGAATTTGGCGTCCCTACGGGGATTCGAACCCCGGTTACCGCCGTGAAAGGGCGATGTCCTAGGCCTCTAGACGATAGGGACTTATATGAGGCATACATCTGAAACTATAAATTGGCGTCCCTACGGGGATTCGAACCCCGGTTACCGCCGTGAAAGGGCGATGTCCTAGGCCTCTAGACGATAGGGACGTTTCAGAGGTGGGCGTATATTAGGGTGAATTAGGTAGGGTGTCAAACACTTTTCCGCATAAAATTTAAAAAAACAGAATGAATGTCTAAAAATAAAACATATTGAGGAATAAATAATCAAAAATAAGCAGTTATATATAAATTTTCTGATCATAATGATTTTATGAAGATATAAAAAAATGCAGACTAAGCTGCATTTTTTTATAGGTGAGTATTATGTGCGATCACGATAGAACATGTAATAGCTCACATAACATCCTGCGATAAAGATTAAACAAGCAATAAAGCCAGCATGCATTTCTGGATCTGCTGCCATACTTAAACCTGTGATTAAGCAGAAAACAAAGCCTAAGATCGGAACAATTGGAAATAATGGTGCTGCGAACTTTAGATCTTTTGCCGTATAGCCTGCTTTGTACCATTGTCGTCTAAAATTAAACTGACTCCAACAAATACACATCCATACAATTACCATCGTAAATGCTGCGACACCTAAGAGATTTTTAAAAATGGTTTCAGGTGCATAGTGCTCTGATAAAAGCCCAGGTATCGCTCCAAACATGGTGACAATAAGTGCGATGATTGGTGTGCCGCCTTTAGATAGCTTTGAGAAAATGCTTGGTAATTGACGTTGATCAGATAAGGACCACATCATACGCGAAGCAGCATAGAGTCCTGAGTTTGCTGCAGAAAGTAACGCCGTAATAATCACGAAACGAATGATATCATCTGCATATGGGATACCAATATAATTAAATACCGTGACGAACGGGCTGCTACTAACGCCTTCACCGCCCAAGCCTGCGATTTCAAAAGGCAATAAGGCGCTAATGACGATAATGGTACCCACAAAGAAGATTAATAAGCGCCAGATCGCTGCATTAATTGCTTTAGGAACATTTACAGCTGGATTTTTAGTTTCACCCGCAGCGACCCCAATCAACTCTGTACCAGAGAAGGCAAAGTTAACAATCAGCATTGTGGTGAAAATTGGAATGAGACCTTGAGGAAACCAGCCATGTGAGGTCAAGTTATGAAACAACGGAGCTGACTCTTTGCCCTCAAAGGGAATTAGACCAAAAATGGCTAGCAATCCTAGAATAATAAAGGCAATGACAGTCACGACTTTGACTAAGGCTAACCAAAATTCAGATTCAGCAAAGATACGAGTGGAGCTGAGATTGAGTCCGAAAATGGTGACTGCAAAGATAATCGTCCAAATCCACATTGAAATATGGGGAAACCATTCCTGCATTAATAGTGCTGCTGCAGTAAATTCGGTACCTAAGGTTGCAGTCCATGTCAGCCAATAGAGCCATGAGATCATATAACCTGTGCCTGGACCGATATAGTGTTTTGCGTATGTACCAAAAGACCCTGCTACAGGCATATGTACGGCAAGTTCACCGAGACACAACATCACCATATAGGCAATTAAACCACCTAAAATATAGGCAACAATTGCCCCAATTGGTCCTGTTTGGGCGATGACCTCGCCTGAACCTAAGAATAACCCTGTGCCAATCGCACCACCGAGAGATAGCATCACTAAGTGGCGAGTACTCATTGCGCGTTTTAATGTTTGTGGCGCATTTTGATCCTGATGAGTATTTGAGTTGGAAGATTGCATACGACAATTTGTCCAAACATGGAGAAGCGGCTATTTTATGTAAAATTCGGAAATGTGCAATCTGATTAATGGAAAGATTGTGAGAAAAATATAATTATTAGATAAAGAATATGGCGTCCCTACGGGGATTCGAACCCCGGTTACCGCCGTGAAAGGGCGATGTCCTAGGCCTCTAGACGATAGGGACAGATGAGGCGATTTTTGTGCAAAAGCGAATTGCACGTTGTAGAGCTTTACTTGCTAGCGTACAGTATATAAGACATATATGTCGCAAGGCTTTAAATCTTAAGGAAAAGTTTTGCTTTTCTGGTCTTAAAATTTGGTGGAGCCAAGCGGGATCGAACCGCTGACCTCTACAATGCCATTGTAGCGCTCTACCAACTGAGCTATGGCCCCAGTTTGTGTGAGGGCAATATTAGGGGGATTACCCTCACACGTCAATGATTAAATTGAACTAATTTTCACTAGTTGCATCATTTTTCGGCAATTTTAGCGATTCGTTTAGCTTTTCCCAAGCTTTCAATTCTTTCTTGCTTGGAGAGCCTACGATTTCTAAGGCATGGCGTAAACGTGCGAAGGTTAAATCAGGTCCAAGCGTAACCATTGCTTGCATCACAGGGGTTGAACTTGTTGAACCCGCGATTGCAATAAAGAATGCTGGCATGAAATCGCGCAGTTTAATCTCCATTTGATTTGCCAAATCCATTAAGGTCTGACTTACCGTATCGTTATTCCACGTAAACTGACTTTCTAAACGCCAAATCGCAAACTGTAAACTTTGGCGAACTTGCTCTTCAGTTAATTTCTTGCTTTCAAATTGTTCTTTACTGATTTGCGGCATGTGATTGAAGTAAAAACCTGCCCAATTCACAGCTTCAGAGAATAAGTTGATACGAGGCTGTATAGCGGCAGCAATATCTTCAAGGGTTTGGCGATCACTTTTCCATGACAATAGACGATCTAGGAGTTGTCCAGGTGTTAGGCCCTTAATCCACTGACCATTGAGCCAGTTAAGCTTTTCAACATCAAAGATTGGTCCACCCAATGAAACACGTTGTACATCGAAGTTCTCGATCATGTCTTGCAGCGTAAATACTTCACGCTCATCTGGCATTGACCATCCCATACGGCCGAGATAGTTGAGGAGGGCTTCAGGTAAGACACCAATGTCGCGATAGTAATTGATAGAAGTCGGGTTTTTACGCTTAGATAGTTTAGATTTGTCAGGGTTGCGCAACAGTGGCATGTGACAAAGCGTTGGCATATCCCAACCAAAGTATTGATACAGTAATTGATGCTTAGGGGCTGATGGTAACCATTCTTCACCACGTAATACATGTGTGATTTGCATTAAATGATCA is drawn from Acinetobacter suaedae and contains these coding sequences:
- a CDS encoding cation diffusion facilitator family transporter; this translates as MSGHQGHDHSHAAVTEGNIKKLTIALILTSTFLVVEVIAGLITQSLALLSDAAHMFTDAAALAIALAAIQIAKRPADNKRTFGYQRFEILAALFNACMLFFVAMYILYEAYQRFTQPPEINSLGMLIVASLGLVVNLISMKMLMSSASESLNIKGAYLEVLSDALGSVGVIVGAIVIYYTNWYWVDTIIAVAIGFWVLPRTWILLKQSINILLEGVPEEIDIEKLRNDLLALDGVESIHQLKVWAITSKNIHLTVHLFAPHADRNQLHRAATEMLAHQHEIREMTIQIEDDAEMNCEHTHQHDAKSDTDHSHQH
- a CDS encoding amino acid permease encodes the protein MQSSNSNTHQDQNAPQTLKRAMSTRHLVMLSLGGAIGTGLFLGSGEVIAQTGPIGAIVAYILGGLIAYMVMLCLGELAVHMPVAGSFGTYAKHYIGPGTGYMISWLYWLTWTATLGTEFTAAALLMQEWFPHISMWIWTIIFAVTIFGLNLSSTRIFAESEFWLALVKVVTVIAFIILGLLAIFGLIPFEGKESAPLFHNLTSHGWFPQGLIPIFTTMLIVNFAFSGTELIGVAAGETKNPAVNVPKAINAAIWRLLIFFVGTIIVISALLPFEIAGLGGEGVSSSPFVTVFNYIGIPYADDIIRFVIITALLSAANSGLYAASRMMWSLSDQRQLPSIFSKLSKGGTPIIALIVTMFGAIPGLLSEHYAPETIFKNLLGVAAFTMVIVWMCICWSQFNFRRQWYKAGYTAKDLKFAAPLFPIVPILGFVFCLITGLSMAADPEMHAGFIACLIFIAGCYVSYYMFYRDRT
- the gltX gene encoding glutamate--tRNA ligase, whose amino-acid sequence is MKVRTRIAPSPTGFPHVGTAYIALFNLCFAKQHGGEFILRIEDTDQLRSTPESEKMILDSLRWLGLNWSEGPDVGGLHAPYRQSERMGIYKQYALELVEKGHAFYCFATAEELDQMRAEQQARGETPKYDGRGLKLTQEEVQQRLAAGEPHVIRMKVPEDGICKINDMLRGEVEIPWAQVDMQVLLKTDGLPTYHLANVVDDHLMQITHVLRGEEWLPSAPKHQLLYQYFGWDMPTLCHMPLLRNPDKSKLSKRKNPTSINYYRDIGVLPEALLNYLGRMGWSMPDEREVFTLQDMIENFDVQRVSLGGPIFDVEKLNWLNGQWIKGLTPGQLLDRLLSWKSDRQTLEDIAAAIQPRINLFSEAVNWAGFYFNHMPQISKEQFESKKLTEEQVRQSLQFAIWRLESQFTWNNDTVSQTLMDLANQMEIKLRDFMPAFFIAIAGSTSSTPVMQAMVTLGPDLTFARLRHALEIVGSPSKKELKAWEKLNESLKLPKNDATSEN